A portion of the Juglans microcarpa x Juglans regia isolate MS1-56 chromosome 1D, Jm3101_v1.0, whole genome shotgun sequence genome contains these proteins:
- the LOC121242678 gene encoding protein FAR-RED IMPAIRED RESPONSE 1-like: protein MNVAKPCPTGKTDCKAMINAIKVEEKMQLTTVHNTHNHGLGPPKSHFFRCNREVIETVKMVLDTNDLADIRMNKSFRSLVVGAEGFENLPFFKKDYSNYIDKARHLQLGAGGAGALRDYFCRMQYKNPRFFALMDLDDDERLKNVFWADPSSRATYQDFGDVVRFDTTYLTNRYRMPFASFVGVNHHGQLILLGAWLISSEDTETFT, encoded by the coding sequence ATGAATGTCGCCAAACCATGCCCGACAGGAAAGACTGACTGTAAGGCAATGATTAATGCCATAAAAGTTGAGGAAAAGATGCAGTTGACCACAGTTCATAATACCCACAATCACGGACTGGGTCCACCGAAATCCCACTTCTTCCGATGTAATCGCGAAGTTATTGAGACCGTAAAAATGGTACTAGATACTAACGACCTAGCTGACATTCGAATGAACAAGAGTTTCAGATCTCTTGTTGTGGGTGCGGAAGGATTTGAGAACctcccattttttaaaaaagattatagcAATTACATCGATAAGGCAAGACATCTACAACTTGGAGCAGGTGGTGCTGGAGCGCTTCGAGACTATTTTTGTAGGATGCAGTACAAGAACCCCAGATTCTTTGCcttgatggatttagatgatGATGAGAGGTTAAAGAATGTCTTTTGGGCAGATCCAAGCAGTAGGGCAACTTATCAAGATTTTGGTGATGTGGTAAGATTTGATACCACGTACTTGACAAACAGATACAGGATGCCCTTTGCTTcctttgttggtgtaaaccatcaTGGGCAGTTGATTCTCTTGGGAGCATGGTTAATTTCCAGTGAGGACACAGAGACTTTTACATAG